CTCCACGCCCGTGGGCACGCCACAGAGCAGTCCCACCCGGTCGAAGCTGGCGACGATGGCCCCGGCGAGCCGGTCGCACTCCCGTTCCAGCTCGGAGTCCGCCAACGTCCGCGCGGCGAGCGTCAGCACCTCCAGGTTGCCGAGGTCGCCATGGCACAGCGAGTGGTTGCCGCCGAAGCCCTGGACCCGCGTGGTCTCCAACGCCACCCGGAGCTCTTCGCGCACCTCGGGTGTATCCAGGTAGGGCAGCGAGAGCAGCCGCGCCAACCCGATGCCTGGAGCTCCATGACAGAGCGTGGTCATGAAGCCTCCCTCCGCGGCGACGGCCCGGAGATCCCTCCAGTTGCGTCGCTCGGGGGAGAACTCGGCGCGCTCGTACGCGAGGGCCCGCCGCGCCGCCTCCTGGAAGCGGGGGTCGCCCGTCTCGGTGCCGAGCGCCAGCAGGAACCAGGCGATGCCCGCGGCTCCATGCGAGAAGCCTGTCAGGGGCAGAGGGCCCAGGGGGGTCACCCACCCGAGTCCCTTCTCCGTCTTGTGCGCCGCCGTCAACAGACGCTCCCCACACTGGCGGGCCAGCTCGAGCGCTTGGGGCGAGGGGCGGCAGCGGTGCAGCTCGAGCATGAGCGTGCCGCAGCCCGCGACTCCGGTGAAGACATCGAGGGACTTGTCCTCGGCGATGAGCATCCTCAGCCGCCGGGACAGCAGTGCTTCGGCCTCGTCCCACAGCTCGGGCTGGTTCCAGAGGGCCCCCAGGTGCACCAGGGAGTGGATGACGCCCAGATCTCCCGTGGCCCCCAGGTTGCGCGGGGAGAAGGAGCCACCCCCCGTTCTCCGGCGCACCGTGGACAGGGTCTCGCGCGCCAGCGCCGTGTGCCGTGGCTGGCCCGTGAGGTGCCCCAGATAGGCCAGGAAGAGCATGATGCCGGACAGGCCGCTGTACAGGTCCACGTCCAGCGACGACAGCGTCCAGTAGCGCTCGCCCACCGGGGTGAGGCCGAGCCATGAGGCGTCCGACTGACCCCGGAAGGCCAGTGCGGCGAGCCGGTCTCCGATGGCCTCCGCCTTTTCCAACAGCGGTTCCCGACGGGGGGCCTCGTGCGACACACTGAGCGCGTAGCTCGGCATCCGCCCGCCCCCCGCCATCACCGACAGCGAGGTGAAGGAGGCCCGGATGAACCAGAGCTGCTGAGTCAGCCCCTCCTCCGACAGCCGCTGGATGCGGTCGCGAGAGAGCTCCAGTCCCGTGCGGGGGAAGAACTCCGCCAGCCGCTGGCCCGAGCTGCTCCACACATCGCGCGAGCCCGGCCGGGAGCCGAAGAACGGCACGTCGAGGTGCCAGAGATCCTCGTGCTCGTGGGGAATCAGCGGTCGGGTGTAGGGGATCTGATCGATCGTGCCCCAGAGCCGATCGAGGAACCGCTCCAGGTCCAAGCCGTCGCGCAGGTGGTCCGGGTGGCAGCTCTCCCGCTCCAGCAGGTGGTAGAAGTACGTGGGCCGCAGGATGACGCGCGTCTCGTCCGGGGCGAACCGCTCGAGGGGCCCGTCGGGGGCGAGGAGCGCTTCGCGGTGCGCGAGCAGCAGCCGGTACATCTGGGAGAAGCCCTCCTGGAAGGGCTCGTTGAAGTCCAGGAAGTTGACGTCCTCGCCCTTCAGGGTGGGCCGGTTGGCGCTGGCGGCGACCTCCACCCGCCGACGCGTCATCCGCATCTCGTCCGTGCCGGTCTGTTCCCAGACCTGGGCGGCGCGGGGGGTGAGCTGCCCGGCCGTGGAGCCGAGTGCGCTGAAGTCGATTCCCTCCGAGCCCTCTCCCGACCAGCCGCGCTGGGGCAGCAGTCCCATGCGCATCACCGAGTCATCCTTCGCGCGCTCGGCCAGATCTTCCGCGCCCCGCGTCTCCCCCACGGCGAAGTGCGCATGGAAGAGGGACTCCAGGTCCACCAGGCAGGGGTGCTCCCCCACGGCGATGATGTTCTCGAAGTGGACGTCTGTCGCTTCGAGCGCGTACATCAAGGCCAGCCAGCTCCCCAGCCGCGCGTAGAAGCGCGCCACCTCCTCGCGCGTGGCGCAGGAGCGCTGCGCCACGAACTCCATCCATCCGTACGCCCCCCGGTCGATCGCGCCCACGGGGCGCAGGTGTGGTGCCTCGCTCCTCGCGTTGAGCCACCCGACCAGCTGGTGGAAGTGCACGTCCGCCGCCAGCGAGCGCGGTTTGTAGACGACGCGTGCTCCCGAGGCGAACGTGAGGATGGCCACCGTGCGGCCCCCGCGGTGCGCATCGCCCTTGCCGAGCTCACAGGCGCTCAGCCGATCCAGTGCGAGTGGGAGGCCGAGGCTCGCGCCGAGTTCCCGGTGGTCCGCCGCCAGCCGCTCCAGCATCTCCAGGGAGGAGATGAACCAGTTGTCCGCGCAGATGACGAGCCTGCGAGCCAGGACGGGATATTCGGCGAAGAGGGCGAGTGCCACTTCCCGCTGGCGCAGGCTCTCGGTGAAGCCGCGGAACCGCTCCTCCGCGTTGTCTCCCTGGAGCCGTTCCTCCTCGCGGGCGACGTTCAACTCCAGCGCCAGCGTTCGCGTCAGTTGCGAGAGCAGCCGCTTGCAGAGGAAGGGCATGCACAGGGTCGCCGCGCTCTCTGGCTCGAAAGGGGCGTCCGGGTGCCGTGTCACCACCGCGCCCAGGGCTCGCACCAGGCGGGCCCGGCTCTCGTCGATGAGCGGCTCGGCGAGGACCAGGAAGGTGGGCGTGGCGAGAGGCGATCCGGGAATGGCCCGCGCGGGTGGCTCCGCCGCCACCGGGTGCGTGTAGAGGCGGGCCAGTCGCGTCTGCCATTCGGGAGGGGGGCCGAGCCGCGCCGCCAGCGTCTCCGTGGACTCGCCGAGTAGCTGGAGCAGTTGCTCCTCGGTCGCGCCGTCCAGCGCGAGCCGTTGCGCGAAGAGCTCGTCG
Above is a window of Cystobacter fuscus DNA encoding:
- a CDS encoding type 2 lanthipeptide synthetase LanM family protein, producing the protein MTMRPEASEVVEGVNPEGPGWHKGTTLSERVRHLGPPPPPGTTAEAGKDKARATRRLARWRSRAPLDRDELFAQRLALDGATEEQLLQLLGESTETLAARLGPPPEWQTRLARLYTHPVAAEPPARAIPGSPLATPTFLVLAEPLIDESRARLVRALGAVVTRHPDAPFEPESAATLCMPFLCKRLLSQLTRTLALELNVAREEERLQGDNAEERFRGFTESLRQREVALALFAEYPVLARRLVICADNWFISSLEMLERLAADHRELGASLGLPLALDRLSACELGKGDAHRGGRTVAILTFASGARVVYKPRSLAADVHFHQLVGWLNARSEAPHLRPVGAIDRGAYGWMEFVAQRSCATREEVARFYARLGSWLALMYALEATDVHFENIIAVGEHPCLVDLESLFHAHFAVGETRGAEDLAERAKDDSVMRMGLLPQRGWSGEGSEGIDFSALGSTAGQLTPRAAQVWEQTGTDEMRMTRRRVEVAASANRPTLKGEDVNFLDFNEPFQEGFSQMYRLLLAHREALLAPDGPLERFAPDETRVILRPTYFYHLLERESCHPDHLRDGLDLERFLDRLWGTIDQIPYTRPLIPHEHEDLWHLDVPFFGSRPGSRDVWSSSGQRLAEFFPRTGLELSRDRIQRLSEEGLTQQLWFIRASFTSLSVMAGGGRMPSYALSVSHEAPRREPLLEKAEAIGDRLAALAFRGQSDASWLGLTPVGERYWTLSSLDVDLYSGLSGIMLFLAYLGHLTGQPRHTALARETLSTVRRRTGGGSFSPRNLGATGDLGVIHSLVHLGALWNQPELWDEAEALLSRRLRMLIAEDKSLDVFTGVAGCGTLMLELHRCRPSPQALELARQCGERLLTAAHKTEKGLGWVTPLGPLPLTGFSHGAAGIAWFLLALGTETGDPRFQEAARRALAYERAEFSPERRNWRDLRAVAAEGGFMTTLCHGAPGIGLARLLSLPYLDTPEVREELRVALETTRVQGFGGNHSLCHGDLGNLEVLTLAARTLADSELERECDRLAGAIVASFDRVGLLCGVPTGVETPGLMTGLAGIGYALLRLAEPSRIPSLLAFEPPRPIGAREP